One Solanum lycopersicum chromosome 4, SLM_r2.1 DNA window includes the following coding sequences:
- the LOC101258847 gene encoding uncharacterized protein, producing the protein MSSTAAVTDFRSSISSSVQSSKTTADSNSSTSCKLDAGFDCSFSTSSSVPQPSSGFLGRSRRKPRLMKQRKQSGPQIIDPNESSFNRVDPTPKVSGTGTVNGFRFGRSDNVSFGFCAGKSDSTFNTNLDSLGSNKSDVAGNSGAMLNNKNGESFESVEGMGGCRIGKNGKDGFVFGARKIDSDLDSCLGNLGFAFGASNTSSFKFSSKSKHGDWTNKSSSASYLNVSNKEPECSESNGNSKSKMEFGQRKCSGNVGQPQGVKNCLSESYKNGQSSTLQSDKLNANFVFGASKPNFDSEKGACNKDAAYREPEYQGPKLNDTFVFGCGFKGKNKVNEDGKVAEDMENFSREKIQNHNGCWNAPKSDTGCDGKLKFDSSSRNIVDTDFPKTPIYKLSDEMNSLNIGQPAPVNGAEKINGLNSRVNIQNVFLFEFNQSTSNVSTENGASNSCDLPKDVNLKDPVSSSGFDKADTIDGESNAKRACASEIGENFASSFKGGKDKRISGDTVHTNSMFGLSGEQINSFSFSAGISGKENKPINFNSEFVVSSELPQDRPSSDTERDNIPFPLFTTEIFGSRHKVDIPEAPSGHQEEKKEEFSFPRTPFMPGKSFSDFSASNSSKSFSFTADLFSGVNEKLGCGTSSRLRDKKVKKKKSLRQETLVQRVAGQTDLSNGNSSTHNDQSPGCCSPMDFSPYQDTNSSTSADNFTRATESKGDVAANKDTPVFNDSHKKCGEGNEKFSGTDSGKDSDTRRDFSSYTSPSAQDGLSSIRRQYRKKYKLKVDSGSNNINRRKVEFSTDAVQHSSFGCKTSGDIPSGVTSHMRNKFIHVSKVDEDHGMLGLTDREVCEKWRIRGNQAYKAGNLLQAEDLYTKGIKSVSATEISGSCLDPLLLCYSNRAATRMSLRRMREAISDCASAAALDPHFLKVKLRAANCYLVLGEVEEAVKHYNICLESRINLCLDRRITIEAAEGLQKAQKVSEHLHRCADLLQQRTPDAAKDALAITNETLSISCYSEKLLEMKGEALCKLQMYNEVIELCESSLDIAEKNFTSDFINLNDVDSKSSSLMLWRCLLKSRAHFHLGKLEMALDLIEKQEHLVSVQKRSGNMTQESSSSLAATIHELLHQKKAGNEAFKSGKYTEAIEHYTAAISSSVESRPFAAICFCNRAAAHQALGQIVDAIADCSLAIALDKNYTKAVSRRATLHEMIRDYGHAVNDLERLISLQEAQSQERIRQSEALDKSNGSSAKEAKRTRRQLSTIQEKAKRATPLDLYLILGIKSSDTESDIKKAYRKAALRHHPDKAGQILARSDAMDDGGLWKEISDTVRNDADRLFKLIGEAYAVLSNSDKRAKHDLEEEIRDVQRERGRNSGSCRPSDSYSSPFERTNWSRRQSNFYSSPFGKSSSKHYGQEYWRTYGESHPRW; encoded by the exons ATGTCGTCGACGGCCGCCGTCACAGATTTCCGATCTTCAATCAGTTCATCTGTTCAATCATCGAAAACTACCGCTGATTCCAACTCCTCCACTAGTTGTAAGCTTGATGCAGGATTTGATTGCTCGTTTTCTACTTCATCGTCGGTTCCTCAACCGAGTTCCGGTTTTCTGGGTCGATCAAGGCGGAAGCCAAGGCTGATGAAACAGAGGAAACAATCGGGTCCTCAAATTATCGACCCGAATGAATCGAGTTTTAATCGGGTCGACCCGACCCCCAAGGTTAGTGGTACTGGTACTGTAAATGGGTTTCGCTTTGGGAGAAGTGACAATGTGAGCTTTGGTTTTTGTGCTGGTAAGAGTGATTCTACTTTCAATACGAATTTGGACAGTTTAGGTTCTAACAAGAGTGATGTGGCTGGGAATTCAGGGGCAATGTTGAACAATAAAAATGGAGAATCGTTTGAGAGTGTGGAGGGAATGGGAGGCTGTAGAATTGGAAAAAATGGTAAAGATGGTTTTGTTTTTGGTGCTAGGAAGATTGATTCTGATTTGGATTCATGTTTGGGGAATTTAGGTTTTGCTTTCGGAGCTAGTAATACTAGTAGCTTCAAGTTTAGCTCGAAGAGCAAGCACGGTGATTGGACAAATAAGAGCAGCTCAGCATCCTATCTGAATGTGTCTAATAAGGAGCCTGAATGTAGCGAGAGCAATGGTAATTCGAAGTCAAAAATGGAATTTGGACAGAGGAAGTGTAGTGGCAATGTTGGACAACCACAAGGGGTCAAGAATTGCTTGAGTGAGTCTTATAAAAATGGGCAGTCTAGTACATTGCAATCAGATAAATTGAATGCTAACTTTGTATTTGGTGCTAGTAAACCTAACTTTGATTCAGAAAAGGGAGCGTGTAATAAAGATGCAGCATACAGGGAACCAGAGTATCAGGGTCCAAAACTGAATGACACATTTGTTTTTGGTTGTGGCTTCAAAGGGAAGAATAAAGTGAATGAAGATGGTAAAGTTGCTGAAGACATGGAGAATTTTAGCAGAGAAAAGATTCAAAACCACAATGGTTGTTGGAATGCCCCAAAAAGTGACACGGGTTGTGATGGGAAGCTCAAGTTTGATTCAAGTAGTAGAAATATTGTAGACACTGACTTCCCAAAAACCCCCATTTATAAACTCTCCGATGAGATGAATTCATTAAACATTGGCCAGCCAGCACCGGTTAATGGTGCTGAGAAGATCAATGGTTTGAATTCACGTGTCAACATTCAGaatgtatttttgtttgaatttaacCAAAGTACTTCAAATGTTTCAACTGAAAACGGTGCTTCTAATTCTTGTGATCTGCCCAAGGATGTCAATTTAAAAGATCCTGTTAGTAGCTCTGGTTTTGATAAAGCTGATACAATTGATGGAGAATCAAATGCCAAGAGAGCTTGTGCATCTGAAATTGGTGAAAATTTTGCTAGTTCATTTAAGGGGGGCAAGGACAAAAGGATCTCTGGAGATACAGTGCATACAAATTCTATGTTTGGTCTTTCGGGTGAGCAAATTAATTCATTTAGCTTTTCAGCAGGAATCTCTGGGAAAGAAAATAAGCCAATAAATTTTAACAGTGAGTTTGTAGTCTCGAGTGAATTGCCGCAGGATCGTCCAAGTAGTGACACGGAGAGGGATAATATACCCTTCCCATTATTTACCACAGAGATTTTTGGTTCACGGCACAAAGTTGACATCCCGGAAGCACCTTCTGGCCatcaagaagaaaagaaagaagaattcAGCTTTCCGAGAACACCATTTATGCCTGGGAAGTCCTTTTCTGATTTTAGTGCATCCAATTCAAgtaaatcattttcttttactGCTGATTTATTTTCCGGAGTGAATGAAAAATTGGGTTGTGGAACAAGTAGCAGATTGAGGgacaaaaaagtgaaaaagaagaagTCATTGAGGCAAGAAACCTTGGTACAGAGGGTAGCTGGGCAGACTGATCTTTCTAATGGAAACAGTTCCACGCACAATGATCAGTCTCCTGGATGTTGTTCACCTATGGATTTTTCACCATATCAGGATACAAATTCTTCTACTTCTGCTGATAATTTTACCAGGGCAACTGAAAGCAAGGGCGATGTGGCTGCTAACAAAGACACTCCTGTTTTCAATGACTCTCACAAGAAATGTGGAGAAGGAAATGAGAAATTTTCTGGAACTGATTCTGGAAAGGACTCTGATACTCGGAGAGATTTTAGTTCCTATACTTCACCTTCTGCTCAAGATGGGTTATCATCCATTAGACGTCAATATAGgaaaaaatacaaattgaaAGTTGATAGTGGTTCAAACAACATAAATCGCagaaaagttgagttttccACTGATGCAGTTCAACATTCTTCCTTTGGTTGCAAAACTTCAGGAGACATCCCAAGCGGAGTTACATCTCATAtgagaaataaatttatacatgtGTCTAAAGTAGACGAAGACCATGGGATGCTGGGGCTCACTGACCGTGAAGTCTGTGAAAAGTGGCGGATCAG GGGAAATCAAGCCTATAAGGCTGGAAATCTTTTGCAAGCTGAGGATTTATACACTAAGGGTATCAAATCAGTCTCTGCTACAGAAATTTCAGGCTCTTGCCTGGATCCTCTTTTGTTATGCTACAGCAACCGAGCTGCCACTCGAATGTCACTTAGAAGGATGAGGGAAGCAATCAGTGATTGTGCATCTGCAGCTGCCTTAGACCCTCACTTTCTAAAAGTAAAACTCAGAGCAGCAAA TTGTTATCTGGTTCTTGGTGAGGTTGAAGAAGCAGTTAAGCATTACAACATTTGCTTGGAATCAAGAATTAATTTGTGCTTGGATAGGAGAATTACAATTGAAGCAGCTGAAGGCTTGCAAAAAGCACAG AAAGTATCTGAACATCTGCATCGGTGTGCCGATCTTTTGCAACAAAGAACTCCAGATGCAGCAAAAGATGCACTTGCAATTACCAATGAAACCTTGTCTATCAGCTGCTATTCAGAAAAGTTACTTGAAATGAAAGGAGAGGCTCTTTGCAAG CTACAGATGTATAATGAAGTGATTGAGCTGTGCGAAAGTTCTCTTGATATTGCTGAAAAGAACTTTACTTCTGACTTCATAAACTTAAATGATGTTGATAGCAAAAGCTCCTCTTTGATGCTTTGGAGATGTCTCCTTAAGTCCAGGGCGCACTTTCATCTTGGAAAGCTTGAGATGGCCCTTGACTTAATTGAGAAACAAGAGCATTTGGTTTCTGTTCAGAAAAG ATCTGGAAACATGACCCAGGAATCATCATCTTCTCTAGCAGCCACTATCCATGAACTTTTGCATCAAAAG AAAGCCGGAAATGAGGCATTTAAATCTGGCAAATATACGGAAGCTATTGAACATTATACTGCTGCTATATCCAGCAGTGTTGAGTCGCGCCCTTTTGCAGCTATCTGTTTCTGCAATCGAGCTGCTGCTCACCAAGCTCTTGGTCAAATTGTTGATGCCATAGCAGATTGCAGTCTTGCCATTGCTCTTGACAAGAACTACACGAAG GCTGTTTCAAGGAGGGCTACCTTACATGAGATGATTAGAGACTATGGGCATGCTGTAAATGATCTTGAGAGGCTCATATCCCTTCAGGAAGCTCAATCTCAAGAAAGGATTCGACAATCTGAGGCGCTGGATAAGTCAAATGGAAGTAGTGCTAAAGAAGCAAAGCGAACTCGTCGGCAGCTTTCGACAATTCAGGAGAAGGCTAAAAGAGCAACGCCATTGGATCTTTATCTTATTTT GGGAATCAAGTCATCTGATACAGAATCTGACATCAAGAAGGCATATAGGAAAGCAGCCCTCAGACATCATCCTGATAAG GCGGGTCAAATTTTGGCAAGGAGTGATGCCATGGATGATGGAGGGTTGTGGAAAGAGATCTCTGATACTGTCCGCAATGATGCTGATAGGCTGTTCAAGTTGATTGGAGAAGCGTATGCAGTTCTCTCAAATTCCGACAAG CGTGCAAAACAtgatttagaagaagaaataaggGATGTTCAAAGGGAAAGAGGGAGAAACAGCGGTTCTTGCAGACCTTCTGATTCTTATTCTTCTCCATTTGAGAGGACGAACTGGTCACGAAGACAATCTAACTTTTACAGTTCTCCATTTGGtaaaagtagtagtaagcaCTATGGACAAGAGTATTGGAGAACCTATGGAGAATCACATCCCAGATGGTAA